Genomic segment of Synechococcus sp. A15-28:
CCAGTTCCCGACGGACTGCCGAGATGCGGAGACAATCGAGAGGCTGCTGAATCAGTGGGGCGAGGTTCCACTCCCCCCTTACATCGACCGGCACGACCCCGACGATGCTGATCGCTATCAGACTCGCTACGCCGACCGACCTGGCGCGGTTGCGGCACCAACGGCGGGTTTGCATTTCAGCGATGAACTGCTGGCCGGTCTCCAGCGCAAGGGAGTGGACCTGGCACGCATCACTCTTCACGTGGGACTCGGTACGTTCCGCCCCGTGGAGACGGAAGATCTCACCCAACTGGAACTGCACAGCGAGTGGATCGAGGTCAGTGCGGCGGTGGTGGAGGCCATCCAGCGGTGTCCGGGCCGGGTCATTGCCGTCGGCACCACCTGTGTGCGGGCTCTGGAGGGGGCGGCTCAACAGAACGGTGGAGTTCTGCAACCGCTCACGGGGCCCGTCAACCTCGTGATTCAGCCGGGCTATCGCTTTCGGGTGGTGCAGGGTCTGGTCACTAACTTCCACTTACCGAAGAGTTCGTTGTTGCTGTTGGTAAGCGCCTTGATTGGACGGGAAAAGTTACTGCGTTTGTATGACGAAGCAATTCAAAAGCAGTATCGATTTTTTTCTTATGGCGATGCGATGTGGATTCCACGGGAAGCGATTCTGCAATCAGCTCAGCTGATTCCATAAAATGGGTCCAACCAGGAAATTTTTAGGGGGTCAATGTGGAGAAAGGCTGGCTGAATCATCAGTCTTTTTCCGGTAACGGCAGCTCGAATAGGTTCGCTTGTTTCCATCAATGATTTGGCTGTGATGATGGCATGTTGGATGCAAGCGTTGGCATAGGACTGCTTCTCGTCAATGTTGATGCCATGACTGGTCAGTCCGAGCTGGATATCACGAACGAGCTCTGTTAAGGAAGCTGAGAAAACCTGATTTTTCAAATATGCAGCCTTTACTGCGCCGCAACCTTGATGACTCATCACAAGAAGGACGCTAACATTGAGGTCAAGCACAGCATATTCAATCGAACCAGCTGACCCAAACGTGTTGGTATTTCCAGCATTGCGGATTACGAAAAGATCTCCAAAGCCTGCATCGAAGATCACTTCAACAGGAACTCTTGAATCAGAGCAAGCTAATAATGCAACTCGTGGGTGCTGCCCTCCGGCGAGTTGGTGCTCGCGTGCTTTTGTTGCGTGGGGGTGATGCGACGTGTTGCTCAAAAAGCGATCAAACCCTCGTTTGAGCTCTTCCACAACCTCGTTTGGATCAAAATACCCTTGGTTTGAGTCAACGTAATAAGAGTCAATCATAAATTTCACAAGTTAACTTCCTCATTATTGCTATATAGATTAATGAAAGACGCTTTGGTCAGCAAATGCTAACTTTTTTCGGGATGTTTCTTGACTCGAGCCTCATAATTGAGGAAAGGTCACAACGTTAATGCTTGCCGTTATTGTTTCACACTCGCTTTTGGCTTTGAAGGAGCCAGGTGCAGAAATTGAGGCTGCAACGGGGATGCTAGAGAAGCTCCCTTCGTTGCACTTCTCTTTTCAAGGGGCACTCCTATCACTCTCTCTGCTGTTGCTGGTCAGCATACTGTCAGAAAAATTAGGCGTAAAGCTTGGAATACCTGGATCAATCTTCTTGTTTTTTGCTGGTCTCTTTTTTCATGTCTCAGGCTTTAGCTTTGAATCTTTTCCGTTAGAACAAGTTCATGTTGTATCGCTTTGTATATTGTTATTTTTCAGCGGGCTTTCCTTCGATCGGAAGCTTTTAAAAGAAAATAAAGTTCTATCTAATTCAATAAGTTTGGGTATTTTCGGAACCTTGCTTAGCATGGCTTTATGGCTGTTTTATTTAATCGTAGGTTTTGGTTTTTTTCAAGGTTTTTTTGGTTATCTAGAGGGTGTAAAGCAAGAGCTTGTCGAATTGCTCGTTGTAACTATTGTTTTTTCAATCGCAGTCCAGGATTGGAATTCATTTATGTTCGTATCTAAGAGAATCGTAGATTTTCGTTCAATTCTATCCAATATTTTTAGAGTTGAAACATCTATCTCAGCTTCGATCTCCGTAGCTGTTGCCGAGATTCTTGTTCTTGTTTGGCTCGCTCTGCATCCTGAGTATCAGCTCCTTAACGGATGGCAATTGTTCTCATCGATCTCCCAAGGAATATTCATTGGATCAGTATCAGGAATTGTTCTCGGTTACATTTTGATGCTGACAATTCGGTATGTCATTACGTCTAAACCTCAACTGGTTTTAGGTGCTGTTGCATTCACCCTGATCGGTTACGTAATTTCTTTTTCAATTACTCACCAGGGTGGGTATCTCTGTGCGTTAGTGATGGGCATTGTTACCTCTTTGACCTATCGTAAAAGCTCAACTGAGGAAGAGATAGAATTTCTAGCAGAAGAATTGGAGACACTCAATATTGCTTCTGAGGCAATCCTCTTCTTTGCGATTGGCCTTGGACTCAATGCAACTTCCTTCTTTGTTCACTTGCCAGTGGCGATCTATGTCTGGCTTGGAATCATCATCATCAGGCCAATTACAGTAAATCTCTTTTTCAAGGGCTCTCCTGCCATCGAGACTGAAGAACGTCAGCTCCTATCGATATGGAGTCCAAAAGGAGCCATTTCAATGGCCTTGGTGGTAACTGCACCAGAGCTGCTGGAGGGAACTTTTGGTATGGAGATTGCTGAAATTTTTCCTGAAAGCGCTTCTAGCTTCTCGGCGGATGTGGTTTGCGGTGCTGTTTTGTTCTCGATGATTGTTAAATCCTTGGCGATTCCAAAAATTCATTCCCAATTGATTCCCACTCAAAATACTATTACCACCAATCAAGAGGCTTGAGTTATGTTGAAAAAAAAGCTGACAGATCGGTACCGGCTCTCACGGGCAGTGTTGGTGGGCACAGTTATAACTCTTTTGTTCATGCCCATCTTGGCAACGAATGAAGCGACGACGATTGCAGTCGCATCTGCGCTTGCAGTGGATTTTTGTATTTTTATCAAGCAATCCTGGCTCATTGACGTCAATAACACAAGGGATATCTTCCAGCAATTCGATGCGAAAGAATCATCTGTTGCAGAAAGAACAATAGCGCTTGTATTTCTGAGTGTGGGCATATTGAGTTTCTGCATTGCGGAATTACATTCAAAGCATGATGTTCTGCCGAACTCAATTCATGTTTTTATAAGTTTTATAGCACTATTTTTGACCTGGCTGCAGTTGCACAACGGATTTGCGCTTTACTATGCAAAAAAATACTTTGATATGAATCCGGTTCGACTTGATGATCCTGAGGGGCAACTGGGATTTATATTTGAAGGAACAGAGCCAACATTTAGCGATTTTTTATATATTTCTTATTCGATAGGTCTTACTTATTCAATGACTGACTGCGGCATCAAGGATTCTGCGGTTAGGCGAATTGTTATCATTCACTGCCTCTCTTCATTTCTCTACGCATCAACAGTACTGTCGATCATATTCTCATTGGCGACGCAAGTGAGTTGATCCGCAAAAGGGTTATCCATAACCTTTAGGGGTATGCATATGTGTGCGTTCCCTATTATTTTGTCGGGCGGCAGCGTTGGATACTTTCCAAATCCCGTATCTTCTCTACAATCAACTTGTGAACAGAATCAATCCATGTTCGAACTCGAGTATCTCCTAGCTTTCGGCCTGGGTGCAGGTCTCGTTGCTCTTACCCCCGTTGTAGCTGCTGCTGCTGGAAAGGAAAGCGCTATCACCAAGACTGTTTCTGGCGCCGGACGTGGCTTGACAAAACAAGGTCTGAAAGCTGGTCTCTTTGTAGGAGGAAAGGTATCTGGACTGTTCACTGGCGTTAAGTCGGGTTTGAATGAGGTGGGTGAGAGCTTCGGCGACATTCTTGCTGAAGCGAAAGCAGACATGGCTACACCGAAAACTAAGACTTCATCACAAAAGGCTTAAAGCTTGCCAATTACAGTTAAACATCGTGTATTTGGTCGTGTGAGATTTATTTGGGAGAAGAAATATACCAGTCACGAGATAAAGCTTATGGAATTATCGTTCTTGTATCATTTTCCTGAGTGTCGTTTTCGTTCTGCTTCAGGTAATACAGGTTGTGTGGTTCTTTTTGATGAAAGTAGTGATCAGCTTTTGTGCCATCAAGTGACTGATTGGATTCAGAATTTCATAGACTTTGCTGAGTGCCAAGGTCCGTTACTACCACCATCCAAAAGGGATATTCTGATCGACAAGGTTAAAGGTTGGACTGCTCAGTCCATGATTGTTATGGCTATTCTCGGATGGATATTACCAATTCTTCCCGGTACTCCATTTTTCTTTGTGGCATGGTGGCTGGGTTGGAGGCCGTCGTCCACAAATCAGTCAGTTGTCGCCGAACCATAAACGCAGCCAGCTTTGAGTCATTTGTGCCCTATTGCATTGCATTGCTTCCAATTTTGCGGGCAATTCGATGCTTCTGCAGTATCCATTGTAGATCAAGTTGATGGTTGAATTGATCTGTTGAATATTCATATTATCTTTCTTCACCCCTGGTAGAAATATTTTCATGCAATGACTCTCTGTATTCCATTCTTCAATGCTTAAAGACTTATTCTTGTCTTTTAATGCGTTTGCCACGAGATCTGATTCGGGGACTGTGATCGAGCTGTTAAACGTTGTTGGTCCGTTTCGGCATTCATTTTCGATTTTGATATTGGATGTATTACTTGCGTCTTCGACAATCAGTAGATGCGGTATTGCACGGTGCATGCCTGCAACGCTTAATCGAGTTAGCAGCTGTTCCGGTTTGTAGTTTTTGCCATCAAGAATTAATGTGAAATGATGATTGCTCCGACCCGAGATCGTCTGTTGTAGGAGATGTAAACGACCTTTCCATGTTTCGTTGAGACGTAACTGTTGTGATGATGGTAAGCGTAAGCGCAGTAATTTTTCGACCGTTGAAAGTGTTTGACGCGTTGTGTCCCACCAGTTAAGCAAAGGCTCTAGCAATTGGTCGATCAAGGCTGGACCCTTTTGTGCCATTCCAAGTATTTTTAAAGCATGCAATGGCGTTGGGAGGATTACGATTAAAAGTGTACTTTTTGACGCACTGTCTAGTATTTCTGACAAGAAGATCAATCTCGTTAAGTCTTCGATCCCTGGAAGTTGCGGAAGCTCGATAGATTGTTTCCCTGCAATGTCGAGCAATTGCCACCAATCTTTGGCATGTGGATTGAGCTGTTCCCAAAGTCGAGCCAGGCTACAAATATAACTGAAATTTTCTACGATAAAATTCTTCTTGGCTATGAAATCTGATGTGTCTAAATCAATCTCTCCTGATAGATTAATCAATCTTGTGTCAGCATTTTCCTGCTGAGTATGTAGGAGCCCTTGCAACCATTGGTGTAGCGCTGAATACCGGTCTGCGCTTACCAAGAGAATCAAGGCACTGATTTCGTCTTCGAATGCCATTGTATCGGGAATGTCTTATTGGATTTCGGGATTTTCGGGTAATATCTCCAAAATTCCATTACACCATGTTTGAACTGGAAACACTTGCTGCTTTCGGAGCAGGTGCTGCCTTGATGGCGTTAGCACCAGTTGTTCGAAAAATGGGCAATGAAGAGCTTGGAGACTCCATGGGGAAGGCAGGTCGCACGATGGCCAAAAGTGGAGTCAAGGTAGGTCTCGTTGCGGCAGACGTTGCCGGAAAAGTTGCCAACGGTGTGACGAAGAACGTAGCTGAAGTCGCTGAATCGTTTGTGGACTTGGTTCAAGAAGCTAAGTCTGAGCGCGTTGAACCAACAGATATCGACGCGGAACAGCCACCTACTGATGCATCCCGATCTCAGGTCATCACAGAAGTAACTGTCGAATAAGTCTGAATTCCATTCCAAATTTATAATCTCTCTCCTACAAACATCATGGCCACATCATTTCAGAACAGTTCAGGTTTTGGGGTCGTTGATGGAGGTGCTTCAGCACGAACATCTCGAGATCCTGCACTGCCACGATTCATTGATCGCATTCTTCATGCATCGTCTCGAAGACTTCGCTTCAGTGTGGAAACTGATTTCAAAGATCCAGATAACTTCACGCGACATATATCAACGCTTTCGTCAGTAGAGCAGGTTCGTTTTAATAGCTGGGCCTCTTGTTACATTGTAATTTTCAAGACTGGATATAAAATTGACGCTCTGCAATGGCTAAGTTCACTACCACGGCGATCGCGTGAAATCCCTATTGTTCCAGAAGATTCGCTGACTGATACCGCCACTTCTACAAGCCTTCAGTCTGCTGAGGAAGAAGAGGAAAAATTTGTTCCAACGCGCATTATTCTCCCAGTTTGTTCTCTTGGTCTGGCCATAGCTGCTGGTCCTCTGGCTCTTCCTCCACTCGCCGTTGGAGTTTTTATCATTGGCGCAGCGCATCTGAGTTTCAAAAGAGCTTGGGAGGGTCTGAAAAAAGAGCGCAAAATTAATGTTGATTTTCTCGATGCCTTAGCTGTTTTGCTTCACAGCTTGGAGGGCTTTCTTTTGGGGCCAGCCATGATGAT
This window contains:
- the queA gene encoding tRNA preQ1(34) S-adenosylmethionine ribosyltransferase-isomerase QueA, which translates into the protein MPDPRDLQLSSYDYRLPQERIAQAPAEPRHSARLLMVPQATQGLDEARHGTVWDLLEELQPGDLLVVNDTRVLKARLKVRRSGGGLSELLVLEPRGEGRWLCLARPAKRMRPGDVLSIDGTSISLTVLDEDAASGGRLVQFPTDCRDAETIERLLNQWGEVPLPPYIDRHDPDDADRYQTRYADRPGAVAAPTAGLHFSDELLAGLQRKGVDLARITLHVGLGTFRPVETEDLTQLELHSEWIEVSAAVVEAIQRCPGRVIAVGTTCVRALEGAAQQNGGVLQPLTGPVNLVIQPGYRFRVVQGLVTNFHLPKSSLLLLVSALIGREKLLRLYDEAIQKQYRFFSYGDAMWIPREAILQSAQLIP
- a CDS encoding carbonic anhydrase codes for the protein MIDSYYVDSNQGYFDPNEVVEELKRGFDRFLSNTSHHPHATKAREHQLAGGQHPRVALLACSDSRVPVEVIFDAGFGDLFVIRNAGNTNTFGSAGSIEYAVLDLNVSVLLVMSHQGCGAVKAAYLKNQVFSASLTELVRDIQLGLTSHGINIDEKQSYANACIQHAIITAKSLMETSEPIRAAVTGKRLMIQPAFLHIDPLKISWLDPFYGIS
- a CDS encoding cation:proton antiporter codes for the protein MLAVIVSHSLLALKEPGAEIEAATGMLEKLPSLHFSFQGALLSLSLLLLVSILSEKLGVKLGIPGSIFLFFAGLFFHVSGFSFESFPLEQVHVVSLCILLFFSGLSFDRKLLKENKVLSNSISLGIFGTLLSMALWLFYLIVGFGFFQGFFGYLEGVKQELVELLVVTIVFSIAVQDWNSFMFVSKRIVDFRSILSNIFRVETSISASISVAVAEILVLVWLALHPEYQLLNGWQLFSSISQGIFIGSVSGIVLGYILMLTIRYVITSKPQLVLGAVAFTLIGYVISFSITHQGGYLCALVMGIVTSLTYRKSSTEEEIEFLAEELETLNIASEAILFFAIGLGLNATSFFVHLPVAIYVWLGIIIIRPITVNLFFKGSPAIETEERQLLSIWSPKGAISMALVVTAPELLEGTFGMEIAEIFPESASSFSADVVCGAVLFSMIVKSLAIPKIHSQLIPTQNTITTNQEA
- a CDS encoding DUF1345 domain-containing protein, with the protein product MATNEATTIAVASALAVDFCIFIKQSWLIDVNNTRDIFQQFDAKESSVAERTIALVFLSVGILSFCIAELHSKHDVLPNSIHVFISFIALFLTWLQLHNGFALYYAKKYFDMNPVRLDDPEGQLGFIFEGTEPTFSDFLYISYSIGLTYSMTDCGIKDSAVRRIVIIHCLSSFLYASTVLSIIFSLATQVS